A genomic region of Blattabacterium cuenoti contains the following coding sequences:
- a CDS encoding 3-oxoacyl-ACP synthase III family protein, protein MIRSIITGTGHYLPEKVIKSNHFLKHTFYNKNGLKIDKSNEDIIKKFQKITEIKERRYINNTLFNSDIATIAAKRALVNSKIYKEKIDYIISAHNYGDIHPISFQSDLMPSLAARVKNKLQIRNKKCRPYDMIFGCPGWIEGMILADQLLRSKYAKNILITSSETLSKVIDPHDRNAMIFSDGAGAAVLSAIEMKEGNHGILYYDSQCNNNEELHYLTNGHSLNPDYKKSLVNIRMNGRRIYEYALTEVPNMLKRILDRANLHLKDIKKILIHQANAKMDYAILKRLLKLYDYSSYNKDFCKNLMPMTIQKLGNSSVATVPTLLDLILQGKMPPHEIKPGDTIMMASLGAGMNINGMIYRFPTKKLL, encoded by the coding sequence ATGATTCGATCAATCATTACAGGGACTGGACATTATTTGCCAGAAAAGGTTATAAAAAGTAATCATTTTTTAAAACATACGTTTTACAATAAGAATGGATTAAAAATTGATAAATCAAATGAAGATATTATTAAAAAGTTTCAAAAAATTACAGAGATAAAAGAAAGAAGATATATAAACAACACTTTATTTAATTCTGACATTGCCACTATAGCTGCAAAAAGAGCTTTAGTTAATTCAAAAATTTATAAAGAAAAAATAGATTACATTATATCTGCTCATAATTATGGAGATATACATCCTATTTCTTTTCAATCTGATTTAATGCCTTCTCTAGCTGCTAGAGTGAAAAATAAACTTCAAATAAGAAATAAAAAATGTCGTCCCTATGATATGATTTTTGGTTGTCCAGGATGGATAGAAGGAATGATATTAGCTGATCAATTATTAAGATCTAAATACGCAAAAAATATACTGATTACTAGTTCTGAAACATTATCTAAAGTAATAGATCCACATGATAGAAATGCTATGATTTTTTCAGATGGAGCGGGAGCCGCCGTTTTGTCCGCTATTGAAATGAAAGAAGGAAATCACGGAATTCTTTATTATGACTCTCAATGTAATAATAATGAAGAATTACATTATTTGACTAATGGACATTCTTTAAACCCTGACTATAAAAAATCCTTAGTAAATATTAGAATGAATGGAAGACGTATCTATGAATATGCATTAACAGAAGTTCCAAATATGCTAAAAAGGATATTAGATCGTGCAAATTTACATCTTAAGGATATAAAAAAAATTCTTATTCATCAAGCTAATGCAAAAATGGATTATGCTATCTTAAAAAGATTATTGAAATTGTATGATTATTCATCTTATAACAAAGATTTTTGTAAAAATTTAATGCCTATGACTATTCAAAAATTAGGAAATTCTTCTGTAGCCACGGTTCCAACTTTGTTAGATTTGATTCTTCAAGGAAAGATGCCTCCTCATGAAATAAAACCTGGAGATACCATTATGATGGCTTCATTAGGAGCAGGAATGAATATCAATGGGATGATTTATCGTTTTCCTACAAAAAAATTATTATAA
- the ubiE gene encoding bifunctional demethylmenaquinone methyltransferase/2-methoxy-6-polyprenyl-1,4-benzoquinol methylase UbiE: MNKYPFSSKEEELTKMFDNISSKYDFLNHLLSFGIDFIWRKKVIELLTRFSTKNIQKVLDLATGTGDLALLIAKKFHKTYVIGLDPSKEMLRIARNKIKDNFLEKRIQFIQGYSQNMPFENATFDVVTISFGVRNFQHFHLSFKEIHRILKPMGFLEILEFSKPSNPYIKKFYHFYSHFLIPRIGSFLSKNNFAYNYLQESIKSFSYCGNKMKKFLKYSGFNPIHSQKLTFGIVSIYLSKKII; the protein is encoded by the coding sequence ATGAACAAATATCCTTTCTCTTCGAAAGAAGAAGAATTAACAAAAATGTTTGATAATATTTCATCAAAATATGATTTTCTTAATCACCTTTTATCTTTTGGAATAGATTTCATATGGAGAAAAAAAGTAATAGAACTGCTAACTCGATTTAGTACAAAAAACATCCAAAAGGTATTAGATTTAGCTACAGGTACCGGAGATTTGGCTCTATTGATTGCTAAAAAATTTCACAAAACTTATGTTATTGGCTTGGATCCTTCTAAAGAAATGCTAAGAATAGCCAGAAATAAAATAAAAGATAATTTTTTAGAAAAAAGAATCCAATTTATTCAAGGATATTCACAAAATATGCCCTTTGAAAACGCTACTTTTGACGTAGTGACCATATCATTTGGAGTAAGAAATTTTCAGCACTTTCATCTTTCTTTCAAAGAGATACATAGAATTCTTAAACCAATGGGGTTTTTGGAAATATTAGAGTTTTCTAAACCATCAAATCCTTATATAAAAAAATTTTATCATTTTTATTCTCATTTTCTTATTCCTAGAATAGGAAGTTTTCTATCCAAAAATAATTTTGCTTACAATTACTTGCAAGAGTCTATTAAATCTTTTTCTTATTGTGGAAATAAAATGAAAAAATTTTTAAAATATTCCGGATTTAATCCCATACACTCACAAAAACTAACATTTGGAATTGTATCTATTTATTTATCCAAAAAAATAATCTAA
- the tpiA gene encoding triose-phosphate isomerase, producing the protein MKKKIVIANWKMNHDFYETTFFLRNLLKILFEKKINDKKKIIIAPSFPFLHISNQILQGSSLSLAAQNICQMENGSYTGEVSASMLKSIGIHKVILGHSERRKYFYETNDILLKKIKIALKYGFHIIFCIGETALEREKNEQFLIVKKQLEETVFYCSLEEISNLIMAYEPIWAIGTGKTASPEEAQTMHRYIRSLFIDKYGETVSKKMSILYGGSINDLNARNLFYQEDIDGGLVGNYSLEIEKFLKIIQS; encoded by the coding sequence ATGAAAAAAAAAATTGTAATTGCGAATTGGAAAATGAATCATGATTTCTATGAGACAACTTTTTTTCTCAGAAATTTATTAAAAATTCTTTTTGAAAAAAAAATTAATGACAAAAAAAAAATAATTATTGCTCCATCTTTTCCTTTCTTGCATATTTCAAATCAAATATTACAGGGAAGTTCTTTGAGTCTTGCGGCACAAAATATTTGTCAAATGGAAAATGGATCTTATACGGGAGAAGTATCTGCTTCCATGCTAAAATCTATAGGAATTCATAAAGTGATATTAGGACACAGTGAGCGGAGAAAATATTTTTATGAAACAAATGATATCTTACTAAAAAAGATTAAAATAGCATTAAAATATGGTTTTCATATTATTTTTTGTATCGGAGAAACTGCATTGGAAAGAGAAAAAAACGAACAATTTCTGATAGTTAAAAAACAATTGGAAGAAACCGTCTTTTATTGTTCTTTAGAAGAAATTAGTAATCTTATCATGGCTTATGAGCCTATATGGGCTATTGGAACTGGAAAAACAGCTTCTCCTGAAGAAGCACAGACCATGCATCGATATATTCGATCCTTATTTATAGATAAATATGGAGAAACCGTTTCAAAAAAAATGTCTATTTTATATGGAGGAAGTATAAACGATCTTAATGCAAGAAATCTTTTTTATCAAGAAGATATAGATGGAGGTCTTGTAGGAAATTATTCACTAGAAATCGAAAAATTTTTGAAAATTATTCAATCTTAA
- the folP gene encoding dihydropteroate synthase yields the protein MTINCGGTLLCFKEPKIMGIVNITPDSFYDGGKLKSELHMLRHVENLLKEGSDFIDVGGCSTRPWSKFPTEEEEINRVIPSIRSILKTFPNTRISIDTFRSKVAKIAVEEGALIINDVSGGNLDKKMFSLLSKLRIPYILCHMKGIPLNMQKEPCYQNTIIEINNFFSRKISMLKKHGINDIILDPGFGFGKTLQQNFQLLKHLSLLGFGDYLILVGISRKSMIQNILSISSEESLNATSIIHTIALLKKANFLRVHDVKEAVECVKLVQYYRNNII from the coding sequence ATGACAATTAATTGTGGGGGGACCTTATTGTGTTTTAAAGAACCAAAAATTATGGGTATAGTTAATATCACTCCTGATTCTTTTTATGATGGAGGAAAGCTAAAATCCGAACTTCATATGCTAAGACATGTAGAAAATTTATTAAAAGAAGGATCTGATTTTATCGATGTTGGAGGTTGTTCTACTCGTCCATGGTCTAAATTTCCTACAGAAGAAGAAGAAATCAATAGGGTCATTCCGTCTATTCGTTCCATCCTAAAAACATTTCCAAATACTAGAATATCTATAGATACTTTCCGTAGTAAAGTAGCAAAAATAGCTGTAGAAGAAGGAGCTTTAATTATAAATGATGTTTCTGGAGGAAATCTAGATAAAAAAATGTTTTCCTTATTATCGAAACTTAGGATTCCATATATATTATGTCATATGAAGGGTATTCCTCTTAATATGCAAAAAGAACCATGTTATCAGAATACAATTATAGAAATAAACAACTTTTTTTCTCGAAAAATATCCATGTTGAAAAAACATGGAATCAATGATATCATTTTAGATCCTGGTTTTGGTTTTGGAAAAACATTACAACAAAATTTTCAATTATTAAAACATTTATCTTTGCTAGGATTTGGAGATTACCTAATTTTAGTGGGAATATCTAGAAAATCGATGATTCAAAACATTCTAAGTATTTCTTCCGAAGAATCTTTAAATGCTACTTCGATCATCCACACTATAGCTCTCTTGAAAAAAGCAAATTTTTTACGTGTACACGATGTAAAAGAAGCTGTAGAGTGTGTAAAATTGGTACAGTATTATAGGAATAATATTATATAA
- a CDS encoding GH3 auxin-responsive promoter family protein — MKYLSGYFTSVFLKRRIKRIESIIRHPIEIQYKLIHQLIAYAKNTEFGKKHGFHDIKKYQQFSERIPICKYTDLKPIIERIRKGEKNLLWPGKVKWFARSSGTTSTKSKYIPVTKLSMHECHYKAGKDMLSIYIHNHPKTKIFFGKALRLGGSHELYRNYNTFYGDLSSILIKNMPFWAENISIPRKKVALMSEWEDKLKTLVRETAQKDVRILLGVCSWVLIFLNYLLKKIDKKKIDDIWPHIEVIFHGGVSFKPYREQYNDLFSHSVNYYDVYSASEGFFAVQDQKNVEDLLLLLDHGIFYEFIPMEEIHNPYPKIIPIEKVELKKNYALVVSTNAGLWRYIVGDTIKFTSLSPYRISISGRTNHYINTFGEELIIENAEKALNITCIKTDSIIHEYTAGPIYMNQKNSGAHEWIIEFKKKPKDLSYFRDTLDNELKSLNSDYEIKRYKNMILRPPVISVARNGLFYDWLKKHKKLGGQNKIPRLSNDRKYIDSLSMLNMK; from the coding sequence ATGAAGTATTTGTCTGGATATTTCACTTCTGTTTTTCTTAAAAGAAGAATAAAAAGAATAGAGTCGATCATTCGTCATCCAATAGAAATACAATACAAATTAATTCATCAACTGATTGCTTATGCTAAAAATACGGAATTTGGAAAAAAACATGGATTCCACGATATCAAAAAATATCAACAATTCTCTGAAAGAATACCTATATGCAAATATACCGATTTAAAACCTATAATTGAAAGAATTCGTAAAGGCGAAAAGAATCTATTATGGCCAGGAAAAGTAAAATGGTTTGCTAGATCTTCTGGAACTACAAGTACAAAAAGTAAGTATATTCCTGTCACAAAATTATCCATGCATGAATGTCACTATAAAGCGGGAAAAGATATGTTGTCTATATATATTCATAATCATCCAAAAACAAAAATATTCTTTGGAAAAGCTTTGCGTTTAGGAGGAAGTCACGAATTATATAGAAATTATAATACTTTTTATGGAGATTTGTCTTCTATTTTAATCAAGAATATGCCTTTTTGGGCAGAAAATATTAGTATTCCTAGAAAAAAAGTAGCTTTAATGAGTGAATGGGAAGATAAATTAAAAACTCTTGTTAGAGAAACTGCTCAAAAAGATGTTCGTATTTTATTAGGAGTTTGTTCTTGGGTGCTAATCTTTTTAAATTATTTATTAAAAAAAATTGACAAAAAAAAAATTGATGACATATGGCCACATATAGAGGTCATATTTCATGGAGGCGTAAGTTTTAAACCATATAGAGAACAATATAATGATTTATTTAGTCATTCTGTAAATTACTATGACGTATACAGTGCTTCAGAAGGATTTTTTGCTGTACAGGATCAAAAAAACGTAGAAGATCTTTTACTTTTATTGGATCATGGAATTTTTTATGAATTTATTCCTATGGAAGAGATTCATAATCCTTATCCAAAAATAATTCCCATTGAAAAAGTCGAATTAAAAAAAAATTACGCATTAGTGGTTTCCACCAATGCTGGACTTTGGAGATATATAGTTGGAGATACTATCAAATTTACCAGTTTATCTCCGTACAGGATTTCTATTTCTGGAAGAACGAACCACTATATTAATACTTTTGGAGAAGAATTAATCATAGAGAATGCAGAAAAAGCCTTAAATATAACTTGCATAAAAACAGATTCTATCATTCATGAATATACAGCTGGTCCCATTTATATGAATCAAAAAAATTCTGGGGCTCATGAATGGATTATCGAATTCAAAAAAAAACCAAAAGATTTATCTTATTTTCGGGATACTTTAGATAATGAATTAAAATCATTGAATTCTGATTATGAAATTAAAAGATATAAAAACATGATATTACGTCCTCCAGTAATATCCGTAGCTAGAAATGGATTATTTTACGATTGGTTAAAAAAACACAAAAAACTAGGTGGTCAAAATAAAATACCGCGTCTCTCTAATGATAGAAAATATATAGATTCTCTTTCTATGCTAAACATGAAATGA
- a CDS encoding DUF1599 domain-containing protein, whose translation MNHIYIDFIMKKCQELFKEKLKFYDLSWKEIKISSIIDQIFMKVVRIQNIQKRGFQEVKEEKIIDTFIDVINYIVITLIKLNIDFKKKVSHSEVMNIYIQKFDQLKDLYGEHTQNERISIENLLEEILYLKQKETKILYNKLENICLKMLNMTIFLSMINIPKKRN comes from the coding sequence ATGAATCATATTTATATTGATTTTATCATGAAAAAATGTCAAGAATTATTTAAAGAAAAATTAAAATTTTATGATCTTTCATGGAAAGAGATCAAAATATCTTCTATAATAGATCAAATTTTTATGAAAGTAGTTCGTATTCAAAATATTCAAAAAAGGGGATTTCAAGAAGTAAAAGAAGAGAAAATTATAGATACATTTATAGATGTGATTAATTATATTGTAATTACATTAATAAAATTAAATATTGATTTTAAAAAAAAGGTTTCTCATTCTGAAGTCATGAACATTTATATTCAAAAATTTGATCAACTCAAAGATTTATATGGTGAACATACCCAAAATGAAAGGATTTCAATAGAAAACCTATTAGAAGAAATTTTGTATTTGAAACAAAAAGAAACAAAAATTTTATACAATAAATTAGAAAATATCTGTTTAAAAATGTTAAATATGACTATATTTTTATCAATGATAAATATTCCTAAAAAAAGAAATTAA
- the rpsO gene encoding 30S ribosomal protein S15: protein MYLTAEKKKEIFKTYGTSVFDTGSSKAQVALFTYRINHLSKHLKNNKKDFNTERALVKLVGKRKKLLKYIEKKDMNSYKKIIQLLGLRK from the coding sequence ATGTATTTGACTGCAGAGAAAAAAAAAGAAATATTTAAGACTTATGGAACCTCTGTTTTCGACACAGGGTCTTCCAAAGCTCAAGTAGCTTTATTTACTTATCGTATTAATCATTTAAGTAAACATCTTAAGAATAACAAAAAGGATTTTAATACAGAAAGAGCACTAGTAAAATTGGTAGGAAAAAGAAAAAAATTATTGAAATATATAGAAAAAAAGGATATGAATAGTTATAAAAAAATTATTCAACTCCTAGGATTAAGAAAATGA
- a CDS encoding sigma-70 family RNA polymerase sigma factor produces the protein MRQLKITKQVTNRESESLDKYLHEIGKIPLLTPEEEVEYARRAREGDSSAIEKLVNANLRFVVSVAKQYQNQGLSLCDLINEGNLGLIKGILRFDETRGFKCISYVVWWIRQAILQAIAEQSRSIRQPTNKLALLNKILKTLAQLEQELQRTPSAREIAEHLDMNEKDVEESIKNSGRHVSMDAPLIEGEDSNLYDLVRSDESPRPDEHLEKESLRKDIKRILETLSERERRVIILHFGLNGSPPMTLEEVGQSCDLTRERVRQIESIALKRLKHSSRSKILKPYLG, from the coding sequence ATGAGACAACTTAAAATTACTAAACAAGTCACAAATCGTGAATCTGAATCATTAGATAAATACCTTCATGAAATAGGAAAAATTCCCCTATTGACTCCGGAAGAAGAAGTTGAATACGCTCGTAGAGCAAGAGAAGGGGATTCTTCTGCTATAGAAAAACTTGTTAATGCAAATTTACGTTTTGTAGTTTCTGTAGCTAAACAGTATCAAAATCAAGGATTAAGTTTATGTGATTTAATTAATGAAGGGAATTTAGGTTTAATAAAAGGAATTTTACGTTTTGATGAAACTAGAGGATTTAAATGTATTTCTTATGTGGTTTGGTGGATCAGGCAAGCTATTTTACAAGCTATAGCAGAACAGTCCCGTTCAATTCGTCAACCAACAAACAAATTAGCTTTATTGAACAAAATCCTCAAAACTCTAGCTCAATTAGAGCAAGAACTTCAAAGAACACCTTCTGCGAGAGAAATAGCAGAACATTTAGATATGAATGAAAAAGATGTGGAGGAGTCTATCAAAAATTCAGGAAGACATGTCTCTATGGATGCTCCTTTAATAGAAGGGGAGGATTCTAATTTGTATGATTTGGTAAGGTCCGATGAATCTCCTCGTCCAGATGAACATTTAGAAAAAGAATCTCTTCGTAAAGATATAAAAAGAATTTTGGAAACTTTAAGCGAAAGAGAACGTCGTGTTATCATATTACATTTTGGGTTGAATGGATCTCCACCTATGACTCTAGAAGAAGTTGGACAATCTTGCGATTTAACCAGAGAACGGGTAAGACAAATTGAGAGCATAGCTTTAAAAAGATTGAAACATTCTTCTAGAAGCAAAATACTTAAACCTTATTTAGGATAA
- a CDS encoding polyribonucleotide nucleotidyltransferase has product MPDTLKEIISLEDGRTIVIETGEIARQADGAAVVRAKNTILLATVVISKEIKNEINFLPLTVDYREKYSAGGKIPGGFIKREGRPSDEEILTMRLVDRVLRPTFSEFFRNEIQIMISLLSYDKTVLPDELAGLAASTALSVAGIPFNGPISEIRIIRVNGKFIINPSLDQLEKADIDLIVGASEHSIIMIEGEMKEITEKEFLQAINIAHNAIKPQIEAQKRLVKKIPKHRFFDFKENNRIYHSLEKEFLEKELFSFSYEKIYGIYKDFLDKKTRSIQEKTILNNFKKNLSIEERDKNEIFIDQYYEEIKKKVVRHMILDEGIRLDGRNNKQIRSVWGIVDYLPGVHGSALFSRGETQSLTTVTLGSSLDANKIDNVIMENQEKFYLHYNFPPFSTGEIRPIRGVSRREVGHGNLAQRALKNVIPDNNPYTIRVVSDILESNGSSSMATVCAASLALMDAGITIENPVSGIAMGLFTDKEKKVILSDIMGDEDGFGELDFKITGTKNGITACQMDVKKIQGLTNDLLNQILMQALEGRLFILKKMLEILPKYRNKLKPNAPKIYTFNIPKDFIGAVIGPGGKVIQEIQSCTDTSILIEEKGDMGAIEIIGKDYQKMKQAINRIKEITFVPEIGKVYKAKVKSIKDFGAFVEISKGVEGLLHISEIGWKRLNNIEDELHIGDIIEVKFMGIDDKNKKMKLSRKVLLPRPKK; this is encoded by the coding sequence ATGCCAGATACACTAAAAGAAATCATATCTTTAGAAGATGGTCGTACGATTGTTATAGAAACAGGAGAAATAGCTAGACAAGCAGATGGAGCTGCCGTCGTCCGGGCAAAAAACACCATACTATTAGCTACTGTAGTAATTTCTAAAGAAATAAAAAATGAGATTAATTTTTTACCATTAACAGTAGATTACAGAGAAAAATATTCTGCGGGTGGAAAAATTCCTGGTGGATTTATCAAAAGAGAAGGAAGACCTTCTGATGAGGAGATTTTGACAATGAGATTAGTTGATCGTGTATTAAGGCCTACTTTTTCAGAATTTTTTCGAAATGAAATACAAATCATGATCTCCCTATTATCATATGATAAAACGGTTTTACCAGATGAATTAGCTGGATTGGCCGCTTCCACAGCTTTATCCGTGGCTGGAATCCCATTCAATGGGCCTATATCAGAAATTCGTATTATCCGCGTAAATGGTAAATTCATTATAAATCCAAGTTTAGATCAATTGGAAAAAGCAGATATAGATTTAATAGTAGGAGCTTCTGAGCATTCCATTATCATGATAGAAGGGGAGATGAAAGAAATTACAGAGAAAGAATTTTTGCAAGCTATAAATATAGCTCATAATGCCATAAAACCTCAAATAGAAGCTCAAAAAAGATTGGTAAAAAAAATTCCAAAACATCGTTTTTTTGACTTTAAAGAGAACAATAGGATCTATCATTCATTAGAGAAGGAATTTTTAGAAAAAGAACTTTTTTCTTTTTCTTACGAAAAAATTTATGGAATTTACAAAGATTTTTTGGATAAAAAAACTAGGTCTATTCAAGAAAAAACTATTTTAAATAATTTTAAAAAAAATTTATCCATAGAAGAGAGGGATAAAAATGAAATTTTTATTGATCAATATTATGAAGAGATTAAAAAAAAAGTAGTCCGACATATGATCTTGGATGAAGGAATTCGACTAGATGGTCGAAATAACAAACAAATACGTTCTGTATGGGGGATTGTGGATTATCTTCCTGGAGTTCATGGGTCCGCTTTATTCTCGAGAGGAGAAACTCAATCGTTAACTACTGTAACATTAGGTTCATCTTTGGATGCCAATAAAATTGATAATGTGATTATGGAGAACCAGGAAAAATTTTATCTACATTATAATTTTCCTCCTTTTTCTACAGGAGAAATACGTCCAATTAGAGGAGTCTCTAGACGTGAAGTAGGCCATGGAAATTTAGCACAACGTGCCTTAAAAAATGTGATCCCTGATAATAATCCATATACAATTCGTGTAGTTTCGGATATTTTAGAATCTAATGGATCTTCTTCTATGGCAACAGTTTGTGCAGCTAGTTTAGCCTTAATGGATGCAGGTATAACTATTGAAAATCCTGTTTCCGGTATTGCTATGGGATTATTCACAGATAAAGAAAAAAAAGTTATTCTATCTGATATTATGGGAGATGAAGACGGATTTGGAGAACTTGATTTTAAAATAACAGGAACAAAAAATGGAATAACAGCATGTCAAATGGATGTAAAAAAAATACAAGGATTGACTAATGATCTTTTAAATCAGATTTTAATGCAAGCTTTAGAAGGTCGTCTGTTTATTCTAAAAAAAATGCTAGAAATTTTACCAAAATATAGAAATAAACTAAAACCTAACGCTCCTAAAATATATACTTTCAATATTCCTAAAGATTTCATAGGTGCGGTTATTGGTCCCGGTGGGAAAGTTATTCAAGAAATACAATCTTGTACAGATACCAGTATACTTATTGAAGAAAAAGGAGATATGGGGGCTATTGAAATTATAGGAAAAGATTATCAAAAAATGAAACAGGCCATTAATAGAATTAAAGAAATTACTTTTGTTCCTGAAATTGGAAAGGTTTATAAAGCAAAAGTAAAGTCTATAAAAGATTTTGGAGCTTTTGTAGAAATATCTAAAGGAGTGGAAGGCTTATTGCATATTTCTGAAATAGGATGGAAAAGATTAAATAATATAGAAGATGAATTGCATATTGGAGATATCATTGAAGTAAAATTTATGGGAATTGATGATAAAAACAAAAAAATGAAACTCTCTAGAAAAGTCCTTTTACCTCGTCCAAAAAAATGA
- a CDS encoding type B 50S ribosomal protein L31, whose translation MKKKIHPENYRPVVFKDINNEKMFICRSTVKTKETIQIDGNSYPLYKMEISSYSHPFFTGEKRFLGKTGPAERFKKKYEKYKKIG comes from the coding sequence ATGAAAAAAAAAATACATCCTGAAAATTATCGACCTGTAGTCTTTAAAGATATTAATAACGAAAAAATGTTCATTTGTAGATCTACAGTGAAAACTAAAGAAACTATTCAAATAGACGGAAATAGCTATCCACTATATAAAATGGAAATATCTAGCTATTCCCATCCTTTTTTTACTGGAGAAAAGAGATTTTTGGGAAAAACAGGACCAGCAGAAAGATTTAAGAAAAAATATGAAAAATATAAAAAAATTGGATAA
- a CDS encoding putative sugar nucleotidyl transferase → MDFFILYDGSTEWKNLRPITLTRPISEIRLGILTIRERWEKYLGGKALVLTKPYLSKKYGMEKNPITVKNVFKNILLINSSFVPNNEELIPIIYKLKKDEAIFFKEKMVAVRRSHYRYRIDTPHMKKYNKIYHINQVVYIQYPWDIFLKNEIVLKQDFSFLTKGKNSFSLFGNNNLIFKEKIFLEEDIIAENIVLNAKLGPIYLERGVQIMEGSMIRGPVAICQKSTLNMGTKVYGSTTIGPFCKVGGEIINSVIFSYSNKAHDGFLGNSILGEWCNLGAGTNISNLRNDYSKVTVWNYEKKDFFPIDVQFFGLIMGDYSKSSINTQFNTATIVGINANIFGYGFPPRYIPSFTLGGIQERKVISFKKVCETADRMMNRRNVSFSISDKDILEYLYNSMYE, encoded by the coding sequence ATGGATTTTTTTATATTATATGATGGAAGTACCGAATGGAAAAATTTGCGGCCTATTACCTTGACCAGGCCTATATCAGAAATTCGTTTAGGAATATTAACCATAAGAGAAAGATGGGAAAAATATCTTGGAGGAAAAGCTCTTGTTCTTACTAAGCCATATCTTTCAAAAAAATATGGAATGGAAAAAAATCCTATTACGGTTAAAAACGTATTTAAAAATATATTGCTCATCAATTCTTCATTTGTTCCTAATAATGAAGAATTGATTCCAATAATCTATAAGTTAAAAAAGGATGAAGCTATATTTTTCAAAGAAAAAATGGTAGCAGTACGAAGATCTCATTATAGATATAGAATAGATACTCCACATATGAAAAAATATAACAAAATATATCATATTAATCAAGTGGTTTATATTCAATATCCATGGGATATATTTCTAAAAAATGAAATTGTATTGAAACAAGATTTTTCTTTTTTAACAAAAGGAAAAAATTCATTTTCTTTGTTTGGAAATAATAACCTCATTTTCAAAGAAAAGATATTTTTAGAAGAAGATATAATAGCAGAAAATATCGTGTTAAATGCAAAATTAGGTCCAATATACCTTGAAAGAGGAGTTCAAATTATGGAAGGATCTATGATTAGAGGACCGGTAGCTATTTGTCAAAAATCTACACTAAATATGGGAACAAAAGTGTATGGATCTACAACTATTGGTCCATTTTGTAAAGTAGGGGGAGAAATAATCAATTCTGTAATATTTTCTTATTCTAATAAAGCTCATGATGGTTTTTTGGGAAATTCTATTTTGGGAGAATGGTGTAATTTAGGTGCTGGAACCAATATCTCTAATTTAAGAAATGATTATTCTAAAGTGACAGTTTGGAATTATGAAAAAAAAGATTTTTTTCCTATTGATGTTCAATTTTTTGGTTTGATTATGGGCGATTATTCGAAATCTTCGATTAATACTCAATTCAATACAGCTACAATAGTAGGCATCAATGCTAATATTTTTGGATATGGATTTCCACCTAGATACATTCCTTCTTTCACTTTAGGTGGCATACAAGAAAGAAAAGTAATTTCTTTTAAAAAAGTATGTGAAACAGCTGATAGGATGATGAATAGGAGAAATGTTTCTTTTTCTATTTCAGATAAGGATATTTTAGAATATTTATATAATTCTATGTATGAATGA